AATAAATAAGGTTGCCGTTGAGAAAGGCCTGGTTTGAAAATGATAAGAGTGAGGTTCGCGCCGTCGCCCACCGGGAATTTACATATCGGCGGGGCAAGGACAGCGCTTTTTAATTGGCTATTTGCGCAGGCAAAAAATGGCGAGTTTGTATTACGTATCGAAGATACCGATAGCCTGCGCTCAAGGCAGGAGTTTGTAGATGAAATTCTGAATAGCCTTAAGTGGCTTGGATTTAGCTGGGACGGTATGGAATTCCAAAGTAAAAGATTTGAACTTTACCGTTCCCAGGCAGACAGGCTGCTAAAAGACGGATCGGCATATATTGAGAAAACAGATAAGGGAGAAGCTGTTATTTATAAAGTTAAGCCTCAAAAGATTATAATCGATGACCTTATAAGGGGCTGTATTGAATTCGATACCAGTGTGATTAAGGACCAGGTTTTGATAAAATCAGACGGTACACCTACATATAATTTTGCCTGCGTAGTAGATGATGCGCTTATGCAAATCAGCCATGTTGTGCGCGGAGACGACCATATATCGAATACCCCTAAACAAATCTTGATTTATCAGGCGCTAGGTTTTGATTTGCCGAAATTTGCGCACCTTCCTTTAATCCTCGGCATGGAGGGGGGGCGTCTTTCAAAGAGGACCGGAGCTACGGCAATAAGCGAATACAGGGCAATGGGATATTTAGCGCCGGCATTAGTGAATTATCTCTTGTTGTTGAGTTGGTCTCCCGGGGAAAATCGCGAGATCATAGATATCAATGAGGCTGTTAAATTGTTTGAGCTGGAAAAAGTAAATAAAACGGCAGCAACATTTGATTTAAAGAAACTGGACTGGATGAATAACCAATATATCAAGAATGCAGAAACCAATCTTTTGGCTGAAAATATAATTTCACTGCTCATTGAAAGGGGCATGATAAAAAAAGATGATTTTGATAGAAATTACATTATTTCTTTGGTAAAATTATTTCAACCTCGGCTTGCAAAGGTTAATGATTTCTGTGATTGGGCAGATTTCTTTTTCGCCGAAGATATTAAAATAACACCGGAACTTGAAAATAAATTTTTTAGCAAAGATTTATCTAAGGAGTTCGGGCTTTTTGTGGCTAGGCTCAAGGGCTTAGAGCAGTTTGATATCCAAAACATTGAGACTGCCTTTAGAGAGCTAGTCGGTGAGCTGGGTATTCAGGCCAAGGAATTGATACATCCGGTCAGGGTGGCTTTAACCGGTAAAACCGTGGGGCCCGGGCTGTTTGAAGTCATATATTATCTGGGTAAAGATAGAGCAATAGAGCGTTTAAGCAGGAGGTTAAGAAAGGAGTAAAAATGTCTGTAAAAAAAGCAAGTCTGTTATTATTGTTATTGCCTGTCATGCTTATGTTGAGCGGCTGCCATACATTGTTTAATTCATCCAAGGGAGCTTACGAAGGCGCTAAAGAAGGGGCAAAGAAAGATTGGGAAGGTTTAAAGAAAGCTGATAACTGGCTTAAAGAAAATCTCTGGTAAATTTTTACGGTTTCACATATGAAAAAAATAAACAAGCAAAGATCGATTGGATTATCTCTTGCATCATTGATATCTGTAGTGTTTTTTGGATATAGTTTTTTGTTTTTTCTTTTCTTTTTCCCTACCAGGGAGAATCCATGGTTTGTCATATTAAGGTACGGGCTTTGTTTATTAGTCAGCCTCGCCGGATTTATAGCTTCTGTTTTTATATTTGATATTCGCCGTTGGGCACAGAAGTTGATGCTTTATTCATGCATCTTTTTCCTTAGTTTGGGATTAGTCACGGATTTTACAAATATGACCATATCCGGGTGGTACGGGGTTTCCGGATTCTCAACGCTTATTTATGCTACCTTTAGCATAAGAAAGCTTGGCCTCTATATTTTCTGGCTGATGCTTGTAGTTTTCCTTACCCGCCCCGACGTAAAAAAACAATTGAAATAAACTACGATTATTTTGCATTTTGTATAGGTTTCTCTAATACAACTGGTTAATGCCTGTCCGCGGCATTTTTTGATTGAAAACAGGTTTTACCCGGTATATAATTAACCATCAATTATTGCCCTGTCGTCTAATTCGAGCACTATAAATTTGATACAGCGAAATCCCGCCGTTTTCTGGCGGGACGGTAGGACTTGAAAATTGAAATGCTTTGCCCTGTCGTCTAATCGGTAGGACTTCAGATTCTGGATCTGACTATCTTGGTTCGAGTCCAAGCGGGGCAGCCATTGTTGACAACTATCCGAAACTCCGGATAGTGATGCAGTGGGAACAAGCGCCTTACAGTCTTCTGTAGGGCGCTTTTCCTTTGTAGAGGCTATTTCGCTAGGGAGGATGCCTTCAAGCGGCTC
This genomic stretch from Candidatus Omnitrophota bacterium harbors:
- a CDS encoding glutamate--tRNA ligase, which produces MIRVRFAPSPTGNLHIGGARTALFNWLFAQAKNGEFVLRIEDTDSLRSRQEFVDEILNSLKWLGFSWDGMEFQSKRFELYRSQADRLLKDGSAYIEKTDKGEAVIYKVKPQKIIIDDLIRGCIEFDTSVIKDQVLIKSDGTPTYNFACVVDDALMQISHVVRGDDHISNTPKQILIYQALGFDLPKFAHLPLILGMEGGRLSKRTGATAISEYRAMGYLAPALVNYLLLLSWSPGENREIIDINEAVKLFELEKVNKTAATFDLKKLDWMNNQYIKNAETNLLAENIISLLIERGMIKKDDFDRNYIISLVKLFQPRLAKVNDFCDWADFFFAEDIKITPELENKFFSKDLSKEFGLFVARLKGLEQFDIQNIETAFRELVGELGIQAKELIHPVRVALTGKTVGPGLFEVIYYLGKDRAIERLSRRLRKE